Genomic window (Helicobacteraceae bacterium):
GCGCGGCGACGCTGTTTATTTAAGAGTTTCGCTATTACAATCCTGAAGTTCATATCTCAACATTCAAGGATTACAGATGGCAGGCGGCAAGACATTGACCAAGCCAGAATTTGTAGCTAAAGTAGCCGAGGCGGCTAAACTTAGCAAAGTGGACGCTGAAAAAGCGCTTAACGCAACGTTGGAGACGATCATAGGCACGCTCAAAAAGGGCGATTCCGTTCAGTTCGTCGGCTTTGGCTCGTTTGAGGTTCGCACTCGCGCGGCGCGCACGGGTATCAACCCCAAAACCAAGAAAGAGATCAAGATCCCCTCTAAGAAAGCCGTAGCTTTCAAGGCGGGCAAGAAGTTCAAAGAGGCGGTATAAACGCTGGCTTGGCAAAAGGTTGCCAATTGAAGGCGTTACGATAACGCCTTCAATTTCTCCTCGACTTCGTTACGTTTTTTTACGACCTCGTCCAGTAAGGCGCGGTTTTTGTCCAGCGCGTCTTTTGGCGCGTTGGCGACGAAGTTAGGATTGTTCAGCAACCCTTGCAGTTTTTCTTGATCCTTAATTATCTTTGCTCTCTGCGTCTTTAACCGATCGATCAGCGCCGATAGATCGAGATTGTCAATCGGAATGATCGTTTCGAGATTGTCGCTAATATCGCTCGCGCCCTTTTGCTTTTGGTAGGTAATCTCCACGCTTTCGACGCGCGCTAACTTCTCTATAAAGCGAAGCGGCAGTTTTACGCCCTCTTTGTAGGGGCGCGCATAGGCTTTTGCAATCGGCTTATTGGCTTGATCGATCGACGCTTTGGCTCTTCTTATGGAGACGATCGCTTCAATAGCGATATTTACGCGCTCTTCCGCGTCCAGATCGCGTTCGGCGGCTTTCGGAAACGGCGCGACGGTTACGCTAACGCCGCTTTCGGTTAGCTCTCGATAGAGCCTCTCGCTCAAAAACGGCAT
Coding sequences:
- a CDS encoding HU family DNA-binding protein — protein: MAGGKTLTKPEFVAKVAEAAKLSKVDAEKALNATLETIIGTLKKGDSVQFVGFGSFEVRTRAARTGINPKTKKEIKIPSKKAVAFKAGKKFKEAV